The following coding sequences are from one Lycium ferocissimum isolate CSIRO_LF1 chromosome 3, AGI_CSIRO_Lferr_CH_V1, whole genome shotgun sequence window:
- the LOC132049522 gene encoding DNA-binding protein S1FA-like, whose translation MDYEGDSPPSFHRMKDMAKDVEVKGFNPGLMVLILAGGLLLVFLVGNYLLYMYAQKTLPPKKKKPVSKKKLKRERLKQGVSAPGE comes from the exons ATGGATTACGAAGGAGATTCTCCCCCGTCTTTCCATCGCATG AAAGATATGGCCAAAGATGTTGAAGTCAAAGGATTCAATCCAGGATTGATGGTCTTAATTCTTGCTGGTGGGCTGTTATTGGTGTTCCTTGTTGGGAACTATCTACTTTACATGTATGCACAGAAAACTCTACctccaaagaaaaagaagcccGTCTCCAAGAAGAAACTGAAGAGGGAGAGACTGAAGCAAGGTGTTTCAGCACCTGGTGAATAA